The sequence GCTCGCCGCGGACGCTCGAGCTCTCCGACGGCTGGACCGTGGTGACCCGGGACGGGTCGATCGCCGCGCACGTGGAGCACACCATGGCGCTGCTCGACGACGGCGTGTGGGTGACCACCGCCCCGGACGGCGGCCGGGCCCGCCTCGGCGATCTGGTGACCGCCCGCCAGCCGTGAGAGCTCGGCGCTGGGCCGGATGGCGCGCGCCTGGCATGCTGTGACTCATGGGACGCGAGGGGATGCGGGCCGGGGACAGCGACCGTCAGCGGGTGGCGGATCAGTTGAAGTTCGCCCTCGACGAGGGCCGGCTCGATCTGAACGAGTACGACGAGCGGGTCCAGCGGGCGTACGCCGCCCGGACGTACGGCGACCTGGACGGTCTGCTCGACGATCTGCCCGGCGCCGTCCCGCCGCAGCGCGCCCGGATCGAGCCGCACGCGGCGCAGCCGGTGCCGGCGCCCGGCCGGCCCGGCGGCCACGGCGGCGGCCGGCACACCTTCACGTCCGCCGTGGCCGCCTTCGTGATCTGCACGCTGGTCTGGGCGATCACCGTCGTCACCACGGGGCACGCGTACTACTTCTG is a genomic window of Actinoplanes teichomyceticus ATCC 31121 containing:
- a CDS encoding DUF1707 SHOCT-like domain-containing protein, yielding MGREGMRAGDSDRQRVADQLKFALDEGRLDLNEYDERVQRAYAARTYGDLDGLLDDLPGAVPPQRARIEPHAAQPVPAPGRPGGHGGGRHTFTSAVAAFVICTLVWAITVVTTGHAYYFWPAWVLIPVVVTGIGAVADRGRRGR